From Salarias fasciatus chromosome 12, fSalaFa1.1, whole genome shotgun sequence, the proteins below share one genomic window:
- the LOC115398078 gene encoding retinol dehydrogenase 14 codes for MYLLYTIFTSLAFFFVFKRMKRRRYCTDLTRLDGKTVLITGGNSGIGKETAIALAMRGARVVIACRDPDKAAKAVRDIKFKSHSLNVSHMELDLANLRSVREFCKNFLQTEKRLDILINNAGMPSVLDWTDDGFSMCFGVNHLGHFLLTNLLLPRLRECAPSRVLTLTCSSYKYQKLDFQDLNYNLLPFFTYCRSKLANVYFSQELARVTEGKGVTTYAVHPGFVQSGWTCHFSFLFRILMQVVMWMFFVPCEMGAQTVVYCAVSDEAAKHSGGYFVDCRPATLRPFARDSGVAKKLWEASERLVKLA; via the exons ATGTATCTTCTCTACACGATTTTCACGTCTTTAgccttcttttttgttttcaagcgGATGAAAAGGAGGAGATACTGCACCGACCTGACAAGGCTCGATGGCAAAACAGTTCTCATTACAG GTGGAAATTCTGGCATCGGCAAGGAGACGGCCATTGCCCTGGCAATGAGAGGGGCCCGCGTCGTCATCGCCTGCAGGGACCCTGACAAGGCAGCCAAGGCTGTCAGGGACATCAAGTTCAAGAGTCACAGCCTCAATGTGTCTCACATGGAGCTGGATCTGGCAAACCTGCGCTCTGTCAGGGAATTCTGCAAGAACTTTCTTCAGACTGAAAAGAGGCTTGACATCCTGATCAATAACGCAG GCATGCCCAGCGTCCTCGACTGGACGGATGACGGCTTCAGCATGTGCTTCGGCGTCAACCACCTGGGCCACTTCCTCCTCACCAATCTGCTGCTGCCTCGCCTACGGGAGTGCGCCCCCAGCCGGGTGCTCACGCTGACCTGCTCCAGCTACAAGTACCAGAAACTGGACTTCCAGGACCTCAACTACAACCTGCTACCCTTCTTCACCTACTGCCGCAGCAAGCTGGCCAACGTGTACTTCAGCCAGGAGCTGGCGCGCGTCACAGAGGGGAAAGGAGTGACCACTTACGCTGTGCACCCTG gtttTGTCCAGAGCGGCTGGACGTGTCACTTCTCCTTCCTGTTCCGGATCCTGATGCAGGTCGTCATGTGGATGTTTTTTGTGCCGTGTGAGATGGGAGCGCAGACCGTGGTCTACTGCGCCGTGTCAGACGAGGCGGCCAAACACAGCGGGGGCTACTTCGTGGACTGCCGGCCGGCCACTCTGCGGCCTTTTGCGAGAGACTCTGGTGTTGCGAAGAAACTGTGGGAAGCCAGCGAGAGGCTGGTGAAGTTGGCTTAA